The DNA region CAAATggtgatttatttaattacaaaaacactagaCATGATGAAGTtcagttgtaattgtagtacctttttaaaaccaTAAGAGCACAGAAAGCacacagttcatttaaaactaaattctAAACAATTTTatgatgtttgttttgatttattagtgttcatttagtttatttgtgaTCCTTAATGTACTTCTTGAACAATATCTACACTTGGTAAGTATCAGGTCTGTGTAAGGAGCATGTTATTAGATGTAATTGAACAGTTTCTACATACCTCCATTGCACTGGTTTCGCCGGAATGTTTAAcctatgttttgttatttttaccctGTGACACCTGACACTTTTGACATTTTTCAGACCGTCACTTCCAACAAGTCCTACATGTCACTATGCTGGGTACGTTCTAAAACACAGTGTCACATAATTATAGTGCAGGTGCAGGTTAAACATCGTGCTCTTGCTTGTAGATCCCCCTCCTTTCTGAGATGCATACACTGACGGTATTGGTGATACTACTCCAGGCCTTGGGTTTGGCTTGGCCTGCCTCCATCAAGCCTCCTCTGGGGATGACTGTCCACGTCGTGCCCCTCGACTCCACTCAAGGCCAAACTGTAAGCGAACAACATTACTGAGTGGCAAATGTTGGGAATGCACTGGATGTAAAGAAGAAACTATTTGTTGCATTCAAAACACGAAACATTCAAAATGAGATGATGGAAGGAAAGGATTCTGTTGTAGAATGTAGTTCATTTTGAGTGTatgtctatggtagaatgttcagcgcacacattagtaaacactgacacttttttttttaaagataatcTGAAAACGCAAGTAAAAATGGattcaaacaacacattttcagaagcatgtgatcaatacgagagttcatggtcctgttaaggtgtgtttttaggtgtttttcAGCATAAACGGTGAATGTGACTAACTGAACCTGTTGGttcttcaccatttactcactcacTAGTTATTTAAgattaatcgcttattttcaagacgccattgctCCGGTCAAcgccccattttcaccaccactgctctgtacttacttcattctccaattatattttcttaatctgtgagacacataggattcagcagttgcatagtcattttggtaattttatttattttttttttaacttcgttGTAGTTCTTACAGTTTGAGATATTGTTCTGAAACATCACCAACATTACCAACATTGCATGTCCACTTCTTGTGTAATACGTGTTATGTGTGTCAGGTACGGGCCCACTTCGCTGCCATCGTGTCTGGGAAGTCCTGCACGGTGACGGGGCTGTGTGATACAGGAGAGGACTGTGTGGTGGAGAACAACACTGTGCCCTTCACTGGGAGCAAACCAAGCTCAGGCTGGTGCGCTGTTCACTGGCAGACAACCCTCCCAGCTAACTTCACGGGCAACATCTCGCTAGGGTATCAATATTGCTGAGCGGAGTCTAAATAGGTTATGACGTGTTTAGAGAGTTTGAGGATTTTCACAGGGAGGGCATTGGAGAGTCACTGTTTTTGATAGAAATGACTAAACTGAAAAGCCACAATTTTTGAACCAGATTGTTATTTATTACTGAATTAGGTCCGCAAAAGTGCCAATTtaaacttaaagagggggtatttcacttctatggggtgttaattgtgttaccttttattctattggaaatgctatattcacaaaaaacaacatattatattaaaatgtataataggtttccttttgtttttccttgctctccatgctaaatcactcccccttcagagcgctatcacaacacaatcaaagtgtattccactaatgaaactgctgcacatcgcatcaggttggtgaaattgtagtgttttttttgtttggtttttttgggtttttttttttagtgcccAAGACATGTCGCCTCTTTAATTTTCTAAGTCCTTTCAAATGATAAGTATCACAGCTTTGGGATTGAGTAATGTTACCTCTTTTTGAAGCTATTTGGGAGAATAAATTGTtagtttgtatatattttatgtctttattttgcTGACTGAGAAGATGTTTAACTTTGTCCTTGTTATTGCAGAGATATTAAGCATAAATTGTGTCAAACGTGTGTCTTTTGAGAGTTAAAAAATTATTCTAACCTGAGCACTTCATAATTCTAAAgtagaatttgttttttttaactgttttcCCCCTGTTTATGGTTAagatctctgtaattactggccTATCCACTTGAACATTAAGTCTCCTGCCAACAAAAGCTAAAGCACTCAAActccaaacaaataataatctggttctacatttgtggatttatttttttgcatttatttatttttaaataaattaatttattgatgtattattattattattaattatttattattgttaattatttatttattttatttttatattgccctccatctgaagtTACCAAATCCTCAAATTTCTCTATCCTCTATAATGCTACATCTGAGATCTGAGACTGTTTGCTAATGAAATTGTAAATCTTCAAAATGTTCTTAGTTTTCCTAATTCTGACTTTGTTGAAATCCTCAGGTCTTCCACACAGATGTATGTGGCACTAAAGGCAGATCCCATGGTTCGGGCGAACAGCGGCAAACTCAACCATCCAGGTTTTGTGGCCCTGCtccctcccctcaggtaaaCACAAGCACCAGGAATGTCATCTACTGTAGGAAAAGATAAGAACTGTATTCAACtgattaccatgtggtcttatatctgtgtaatccctaagTAGTCCAGGTATGctccataatggtccatgggcgtatactagtctatgtggtcttataattCTCtagatacagctcaaaatcattctaaagctattcaggaaaggtttatttctgtcttgtgaatgtgacttttttagtatcaatacttattCAACTgggtatctagtttcgatacgagttttagtatcaattagtatctgatttgcgatacttttgacaagcctacaaaactgtaatattttgaaaacaatgaaaatcacaaaatttaaaaatgaaatcaatagtattaaaaaaaatgtaatacagtaagttcttgggtctagtcattaatagaaatgatcatttgtaaatttaccttttggatatttcatggcaaagtacaaagGAGTACAGTTCAAATTATCAATCATGAAGGCAATTAGAGAACATACAAACGAACTCTTTATTAAgtcaaaaaaaatcttgaatttAAAGACGTTGTTGAGTTTACAATTTGCATAACTATGTGGAAGGTGTTGCTCCATTGTtcagttggaaaaaaaatagagatagagaggaaTAGAGgaatataaatgaaaatgtgtggaAAGATATGTATTAAGGGTAAATGTTTTAGTGACCTTATGCTATGAGTGATGCCTGACCAGCTcaagttttagttatttttctgtttaaatggcCATGTAGTAATAAGACTAGCTCTTCTTCATGGTCCTGATGACTTAACTGCATTTTTGTTAAAAGATATTATTAAAATTGCAGGACTGAATAAAAATAAGTGATAATAAgtgaaatttaaaacaaaaaaaatgtaaactccaTATGAAACTGTTCAGTCatattgtttatttcagtaCTTAACTCATACTTGAAATACTTAACAGAgtgtctagtttcaatactagttttagtactgattagaatctgattttcgatacttttgacaaccctacttggTGTACAACGTATATTCTAGAGTCTGAAAACCAACATTTCtccaaaaaactaaataaataacatcagtAGCACTTCATATTTCAGCACACGACTACAAGATGGACAAGGCATAATGACTAAAAGTGTAATTGTGATTATTACATATTTGCTGCAGGATCTTTAGCCCCCTCTGCTGGCTCGCTTATCCTATTCCTCATTTTCATGCCTACACACTTGTTTGAGTATTTGATTATGTTAACGATATACCACATGGCCACacaatttgtactttttgacaCACATATAAGAATGGATAAATGGTCAAATATTCATATCAGAAAACAAACTGCATTCCAGCTGTAGTCTGATTTACGCTCATCAAAAGTAAAGAACTATATCCTcattatttgagcaggtattgatactaaaaagtcatatAAACAGAATAAGAACTTGTacaccactatggaacctactgggacaactgagggattacatttatatagtaatatgaaagaaagaactacaatttaatgttgaaaatcacattctattgtctaaataaagtgttttttgttttgttttgttttgttttttgttatcattgtggtatcggaatcagtattgagtatcaagtcgaATCCTTAGTgttaaaattttagtattgcgACAACACTAGTCCGATTCTAAAGAGAGTCTGTCCCATGCTGGGTTGGTTCTGACTCCTTGTGTTTGATGCAGGGCCCGGAAGAATTGCCCTCACCACTTCCACCTGTCGGTCAGAGATCTGGATGGAGACAAGGTTCACTGTCGCTTTGCCAAAGAAGACCGAGGAGAGTGTTTGAACTGTACTCCTCACTCATTTCTAGAGCTGGACCAGGTGAGTTCTACACCTCTTaagtgcacatgacaggttagactactcttttcactaaaacatagttaacatgattatatttaagaaTTTACTAGAAATAttgcatagttttttttttctagttttttgtTTGGTGACACGGGCAGCGGACTTTTTATCCACAAACTGCTACTTAAGTGTTAGGTActcccaccaaaccaagaaataattgcaaaaatatgaaaacctgtcatggCACTAAAAACCTACACTGGAGAATAACTTACTATTTCGTATTCACCATGTTAATGTAGGGGCTTTGAGGGAGTAAGTGTATATTATAAATCACCTACAGTTTTTGCACAGGGGCATAGGATAATAATGACTGATTTCATTCCATTCttacatttttgaatattttttatagGCGAGCATTACACACGGCACTCTTCGCTGCTAAACAATATTATTCCATAAATAACAATGACATAAATCTAACCAATAAGAATGTTCCTTTGTGTTGACATCCCTCTCGGCTCTCTGCTCCAGGAGAATTGCATGCTTTCGTTCACTGGTGATGCTTCAGCTGGAGAGTATTACATTTACCTGATGGCAGAAGACCTGGTACCTGCTCCTCTCACCGTGCAGACCACTCCGAGCCAGCCTATGAGTGCTGTCCCGTTCATCCTGTCGCTCACTGGTCAGTCTCTCATAAACGAACACTGTATCTGTATCATATAAGCACCTGTGTACAGTATGAGCGAGGTGTGTTGTAGAATAAACTGAAGGAGCcgagagttgaagagaagagacCTCGTGCTGGATTTCTCACGCacgagaagtttatttaccctCAGTGTAAGACCCAGCACCTGGAGACATGAACTGTCATCATATCATGACagtgttgtccattccagtccAGTTTAGTCTGGCTATACTTCTGTTGTAAGGAGTATTATACCATTGACTAAAATAGGTAAAGACAATCGCTTCAACAGCATCAAGGTGTGTCTGTGAGCTATGATTTATTACCTATTCTGCTCTGCACACTGTTGCTATCAGTATGTTCATGTAGGTAaaatgtgcaccaacaagtccgCAATGTTCCCTTTCTCTGGGAGGTTTGAAAGCGGCTTTGTAACCTGTATAGAACTTCTTTGCTGTTGAGTCTGCAAATTCATACAACAGAACGATAATGATGGCATCTATGGAAACCTATGGAAACCTATAGAAACCTGAAGGATTTTTTACAGTATTCCAGTAAGACTCAAATATTTAGTGTCGTCATTTAGTGCCATCATTTTGACCTGACCCTGATGCTGTAatgtctgtgttgtttttgttacagTTGAGCAGGGGAACCACAGCTGCAGTGCAGAGCCCGTGGCTTCAGCGAACAATCCAGAGGAAAACTCTCTCTTCTACATCCTCCCATTCCACGAGAAGTCCTTCACCGCTAACTACGACTCAAACGATGAGAGGTGCTGCTCTTCCCTGCTCTTAGTGCCACTCCACATATGGGACATTAAAGTGTACATAACAAGTTAGACTAAAGTTAGATTTccctcaaacatgtttttttttttttttggtctatttttatttattttagtgaaatttataactttacttcctggttggacattggtagcagatatgacatacgtagagataattctataactgttacctagcaaccataatgtaaacaaggaccaaaaaaacaaaaacaaaattacaccacagttatgattagacaaataaaaagaaataacaaGTTTTAGTGACAATATTTACAGATAATTGACTTTCACTAATCTCATTGTGTACTTGCAATGATGTAGTTTTGGTTTCATAGTCTACAGATCTTAAACTATGGAATCATTTTGCAGTCAGGTTGGTAAACACAATACTGACACATACATTCTCGTAAAACAATGTTTCTTGTGCACAAAAGATGATTACCCCCACCAAGAGAACTGCTTATaccttaaaaatgtgactttatttatGCCAATATCATATCACACCTTTTAATCGGATGTAAAATTGTGAACATTCACCTTGTCCATAATACAGTAATCATTCTTTTTTAGAACAAGAAACTTATAAAAtcaatcaatacattttttttttcatttaaagcagacctattatgcaaaatcaacttctcaacgcttttcaccatgttatagttattttcCCTCACCATTTCCtcagctgaagttgtacatggagtgattcgtgcatgtttcagtaatcattaattgcttattttcaaggcatcattttgccgatcaacccccgaTTTCACCGCCACTTATATACGCCATCTGATCTGTACATACTTTATTCTCCACTTGTCTTATCTTAAACAGTGAAACATGTAGGATTTAGCAGCATTGTGTAGTCATGttggtacaaataaatacaaatctgctgctcgctagtgtgatgtgccgacagctacacggctcctTGTCGTTCTGACGTTTATGGCAACATCAGGTCCCATTGAGCACCGcaattttctaacttaaaatgtccaaattataacataatgatctacaggtgtcatagattaaaacgatttagcagacacaagcacaacaggtcttctttaaagttttcaaatctgttttttcCCCTCAATCATGAAAATGGGTTGAAAAGTATGGGAACAAATCACAGTGaaataatttatataattaaaaaagtgGTTATACAAATTGCCCGGTGTgcttacttaaaggtgcactgtgtaacttttctgctgagggatctgccatttgcttgtctccataaaaatctgaatatctttaaaggccctgtatccaAATTttgagatatattgtataagcagctttcaaggtcaaaataagtcagctgtgaactgtctgcatctaattataaagtattttattatccaataatcaggaaatagaacaggaagtagttgctgttagcttcaCCGCTACAACTCTTATTAATTCATgatggtgaataatcaggatagTCGGTTTAGTATTTAACATAAGTGAGGAGTACCTTTGGACCACCACaaactgatgttaaacaggcactagttcattttaagcagaTACATTGCCTTTAATTCTTGGAATCCttgtaatattccacaatatgtcattaaatgtacctgttatttatttgattagtggtgtttttattgtttaaaaagcaCACGTGAACAAGATCGTCGCTTCACAGATCTGTAAATTGGTGTAACCTGCTGACATAATTTTCCCGTCCATTTTCCCGCTACATTTAAttccgtactgtggaacattgtaggtaaagtaataacatctccatggaaacaagatgaTGGCGGACCCTCCACTTGAAAAGCGACTGTGCGCTTTTAAACACTGATTTGACATTACAAAATAAACCCTTGTGTGTGCTTGTCACTGCAGTGTGACGGAGATCGCAGTCATTGGGCCTCCGCAGCTTTACAGAACTGAATTCCTCTCCGTGGGACCCATCTCCTCTTTAAATATCGCCTGGGTGCGCTCTGAGAACAAGCTGGCACGTCTACTGCCCATCTGCTTTGTGGCCAATACCCAAAAGTAAGTCATTTCACACCCACGCTTTTATCTTCTTATCAAATACCAGACATATTGTTGGCTGACGGTAACTTCCTGTCTTTCCAGTTTGCAGTCCGAGCCCAGATGTGTGTGGCTGTACCAACGTAAGAACAAAACACCTCTTATCAGCGTTTCACATCCAGTTATGAAACCTTGAAacctatttgtgttttttgtctgaaAGTGCCTATTTTTGCAGAGAAGAAGTAGGAAATAacgtatttatataaagaaagattaaacttgtgaatcattagTTTAAGCTGCCTGTTTTACATATAAAGATTTTATActaaaataccaaatcttcaggtAACATGCTCATTAACTTAACCTTTTTGTTGCGATAAAGTATGGaaatattaaatgtaaataaaatgattagttgaCTGACACAAATTTTGGTCAATCAAATAAACTACTAATGTTCTACAGCCCCACAGTGAGTCTACAGCTTGATTAAACTGGCACCTTTTGTTCAGACCCAAATTTGAACAAAGATTGCACTATTCCATCCATATTGAGTGAGTCAGTGAGTCAGTGAATCGGTGAGTGAGTCAATgagtgattttttgtttttacttgttGTGTTATCTCATAATTATTGTTCCAGAAACTAGATTTATTGAACCAaaccatttttttcccccttaggCCTCTTGAGTGTTATgagtttgttataatttggttgtTCATGTGTCATTCAATTAATAAACAAGGCAAAATTACTACACATGCGGAGAGACTtatcattattttcattttccaggAGAAATGATTGCTCTTCCTACTGGAACAGGTAAGATCATAACAAAAACTTTAACTGACAAACCATTACAATGAGAATATTTGTGAATATCTTGTTCTGCCTTGTACCCGCTGCAGTCTTGACTTGTGAAAAAACCGAGATGTCCCTGGTCCTGCCCATCGGCTCCTTCTCCAAAATTAACATCTCTGAACTGCAGCTCAACAGCCCCTCCTGCCCCGTCACTTACAACGACACTCACCTGACGGCACGGATCCCACTGGAGGGCTGTGGCACCAAGGCTGTGGTAAACCAGACTCATTCCGCATTTTGTCTCGTTTTGCATCAGATTTTAGATTGTTTCTCCATTTTGATGTGTAAAACACCTTGTGAGCTCATCTCTATAAATGCCCTGCTTTAGACGGGTGAATTTGGCTGGGCAGACTGAAATTTTAGATGGGCAAATATAGAGGTATACATGTGCGTTCGTATTAAGTAGTTGGTTGAATTGGGTGGGCAAGATTTTCACTTATTTATAGCTAGAGCTGGCCCTCCTCAATAACATTGCTACGGGTCCAAACAGacacttcacagctgatttctatctttttttttgttccttattcatcaaacaagagacaattATCTTTTAAAAGCGTCTGTTTAACCACAAATGTTATCAACTATGCAAATATTAATAATCCATCATAACATGAGATGAGATGTGTccttgctaaaaaaaaaataaataaaaataagttcaaTATCTCCGTCAGTGTAACTAAACAAAATCGAAATTCCTACTATAGCTTGTGGTGCCATCATTCAACCTTAAAGCCATAaaattaatatggcaagtttgggGAGCTACTCTTTTTCAGTTgagtatagtatatagtataagcGAGATTAAATATTAAACGTGTCAAACCAGTACTGTTGATGTTCTTTACTTTACAACacaagtgtcaaactcaaggcccgcgtgccaaatgtggccctccacatcattttatgtggccctcgacaggataaattaaaaggtatgatggtcttaaaaagtaattttatcacaagttaaaaaagtagtttgatttattttacatctggccctttgagagcagccattttgctgatgtggccctcggtaaaaatgtgtctgacacccctgctttacaaATTAGGGTTatataaggtcacatggtaatataaaagaaagttatacaatttaatgttgaaaatcacattcttttgtctaagtaaagaggttttttttaaaatgatcattgtCTTATCTGAATCAGCATTGcgtatcgagtctgttcctcAGTACTGAAGTTAAGTTTGCATCTTTTTAAGAGTTGGTTATTATGATCACATTATtgtttaattgttgttttttttctttttcatgtaGCACACTGCTGGCGAGCTGATCTACACCAACACATTACAAACCGTGCGCACCTACAATAAGGTCATCCGCAGGCAACCCATACTGGTGCTTCCCCTGGCCTGCCGCATCCCCAGTGTCCTAGCCAAAGGCCCCAACTACAAAATCGGCATCCCCAAAGAGCAAGAAGTGTTTGGTACTGTTGAGTTTAAGCTGGAATTCTACTTCCCGGGTCAAGGGCCTTTGGGAAAATTCACCTCCAGCCCAGTGTTTCGTTATGACAACCAGAGAGTGAGGCGAGAACTCCGAGCAGAGAGCACATCTGCCAC from Periophthalmus magnuspinnatus isolate fPerMag1 chromosome 3, fPerMag1.2.pri, whole genome shotgun sequence includes:
- the LOC117393841 gene encoding uncharacterized protein LOC117393841 — its product is MVECSQRRAFAFKTVTSNKSYMSLCWIPLLSEMHTLTVLVILLQALGLAWPASIKPPLGMTVHVVPLDSTQGQTVRAHFAAIVSGKSCTVTGLCDTGEDCVVENNTVPFTGSKPSSGWCAVHWQTTLPANFTGNISLGSSTQMYVALKADPMVRANSGKLNHPGFVALLPPLRARKNCPHHFHLSVRDLDGDKVHCRFAKEDRGECLNCTPHSFLELDQENCMLSFTGDASAGEYYIYLMAEDLVPAPLTVQTTPSQPMSAVPFILSLTVEQGNHSCSAEPVASANNPEENSLFYILPFHEKSFTANYDSNDESVTEIAVIGPPQLYRTEFLSVGPISSLNIAWVRSENKLARLLPICFVANTQNLQSEPRCVWLYQREMIALPTGTVLTCEKTEMSLVLPIGSFSKINISELQLNSPSCPVTYNDTHLTARIPLEGCGTKAVHTAGELIYTNTLQTVRTYNKVIRRQPILVLPLACRIPSVLAKGPNYKIGIPKEQEVFGTVEFKLEFYFPGQGPLGKFTSSPVFRYDNQRVRRELRAESTSATTSSANNTSSSSSSVTSAPEASNTTISSSSNSTATNTSSVTSASNSSAAAATTTSQIGSKIDTLDLYVTSNCSIARAEILVSSCSESETEDFAVSHPLLDQGCTASAGALEVVTSSTGTKIYRLDLSDLKSTGSTMYVECTVNLCITTMPSAKCPDLCKTKLTRSAMINNVFSSSYTIKSPAVSLVVTRAPPITNATIPQTTTTTTTTAAPTTSHAPEKAPSLAVGVIVALVCVICQPFL